Proteins encoded together in one Quercus lobata isolate SW786 chromosome 3, ValleyOak3.0 Primary Assembly, whole genome shotgun sequence window:
- the LOC115982024 gene encoding probable beta-1,4-xylosyltransferase IRX10, which yields MRICIWVFPVLIVCGLVCRINADQTARTERISGSAGDVLDDDPTGRLKVYVYELPSKYNKKLLQKDPRCLNHMFAAEIYMHRFLLSSPVRTLNPEEADWFYTPIYITCDLTPTGLPLPFKSPRMMRSAIQLISSKWPYWNRTEGADHFFVVPHDFGACFHYQEEKAIERGILPLLQRATLVQTFGQRNHVCLNEGSITIPPYAPPQKMQAHLIPQETPRSIFVYFRGLFYDVNNDPEGGYYARGARAAVWENFKDNALFDISTDHPTTYYEDMQRAIFCLCPLGWAPWSPRLVEAVVFGCIPIIIADDIVLPFADAIPWEEIGVFVAEEDVPNLDTILTSIPPEVILRKQRLLANPSMKSAMMFPQPTQPGDAFHQILNGLARKLPHKKNIYLKSGEKLLNWTAGPVGDLKPW from the exons ATGAGGATTTGCATATGGGTTTTTCCTGTCCTTATCGTTTGTGGTCTTGTTTGTAGGATTAATGCTGACCAGACTGCCCGTACTGAGCGAATTTCAG GAAGTGCTGGTGATGTCTTGGATGATGATCCAACAGGAAGGTTGAAAGTTTATGTATATGAGCTTCCGAGCAAATACAACAAGAAGCTTCTTCAGAAGGACCCAAGATGTCTGAATCATATGTTTGCCGCCGAGATCTATATGCATAGGTTCCTCTTATCCAGTCCTGTTCGAACCCTCAACCCTGAAGAAGCGGATTGGTTTTATACCCCGATATACATCACTTGTGACCTTACACCAACTGGCTTGCCATTGCCCTTCAAGTCTCCACGGATGATGAGAAGTGCAATACAGCTCATCTCTTCAAAGTGGCCTTATTGGAATCGTACAGAAGGGGCTGATCACTTCTTTGTTGTGCCCCATGACTTTGGAGCCTGCTTTCATTATCAG GAAGAGAAAGCTATTGAACGGGGCATTCTTCCATTACTCCAGCGTGCTACATTGGTTCAGACTTTTGGACAACGGAACCACGTGTGCCTAAATGAAGGTTCAATCACTATTCCTCCATACGCTCCCCCTCAGAAAATGCAAGCACACTTGATTCCCCAAGAGACTCCACGGTCCATCTTTGTCTACTTCCGTGGCTTGTTCTATGATGTTAACAATGACCCCGAAGGTGGTTATTATGCTAG AGGTGCAAGGGCAGCAGTTTGGGAGAACTTCAAAGACAATGCACTTTTTGACATCTCAACTGACCATCCAACCACCTATTATGAAGACATGCAAAGAGCTATATTTTGTTTGTGCCCTCTGGGATGGGCTCCATGGAGTCCTAGGCTTGTTGAAGCAGTGGTATTTGGTTGTATTCCTATCATTATAGCAGACGATATTGTTTTACCCTTTGCTGATGCTATCCCATGGGAAGAAATTGGAGTGTTTGTGGCAGAAGAAGATGTCCCTAACCTGGATACAATTCTTACATCTATACCACCAGAAGTGATTCTAAGGAAGCAGAGATTGCTTGCAAACCCTTCAATGAAATCGGCAATGATGTTCCCACAACCTACACAACCTGGGGATGCTTTCCATCAGATACTGAATGGACTGGCTCGCAAGTTGCCTCATAAAAAGAACATTTACTTAAAGTCTGGTGAAAAGCTTTTGAATTGGACTGCTGGACCTGTAGGGGACTTGAAACCTTGGTAA